A window of Pedococcus aerophilus contains these coding sequences:
- a CDS encoding TetR/AcrR family transcriptional regulator has protein sequence MARPQAPRGQGRARVLAAALELFALHGVSGTSLQMIGDHLGVTKAAVYYQFHAKEDIVLAVVESAVEQLRGHIEAAEAAPTPEESTVVALDGLIDVVLAHRQVVASMLSDPEVTRILEAHEDFNDLTTRLGEQLLGPEPSQRRAVAVPLLALGIAHAGADPHLVDMDDDTLRAEMRHLGRVLVEASSRTP, from the coding sequence ATGGCCAGGCCGCAGGCACCACGGGGTCAGGGCCGCGCCAGGGTCCTCGCGGCGGCCCTCGAGCTGTTCGCCCTGCACGGGGTCAGCGGCACGTCGTTGCAGATGATCGGTGACCACCTCGGGGTGACCAAGGCAGCGGTCTACTACCAGTTCCACGCCAAGGAGGACATCGTCCTCGCGGTCGTCGAGAGCGCCGTCGAGCAGCTGCGCGGCCACATCGAGGCGGCCGAGGCGGCGCCGACCCCGGAGGAGTCGACCGTGGTGGCGCTCGACGGGCTCATCGACGTCGTGCTCGCCCACCGCCAGGTCGTGGCCTCGATGCTGAGCGACCCGGAGGTGACGCGGATCCTCGAGGCGCACGAGGACTTCAACGACCTCACCACGAGACTCGGCGAGCAGCTGCTCGGACCCGAGCCCAGCCAGCGTCGAGCCGTGGCGGTGCCGCTGCTCGCGCTCGGCATCGCGCACGCCGGCGCCGACCCGCATCTCGTCGACATGGACGACGACACCCTCCGTGCGGAGATGCGCCACCTGGGCAGGGTGCTCGTCGAGGCCTCGTCCCGCACGCCCTGA
- a CDS encoding MMPL family transporter, with amino-acid sequence MANLLYRIGRLGFRRRGVVASVWLVLLGALVATVVSVGTAPTAGVAIPGTESQRALDSLAREFPQASGAAGTVVVRAPEGQSVADEANQPTVAGIVARAAKLPGVVGAVSPYDSKAISQDGRYALVTVQFKETSDALTPEQRTAYEELGESAPAGWTVAAGGEPLMTEPEVGSTEAIGVAVALVVLLMTFGSLVAAGMTMVNALIGVGVGLLGLLLAGHLFEMTSVTPVLALMLGLAVGIDYSLFITSRYRHNLATGLGREEAAGRAIGTAGSAVVFAGLTVVIALAGLSVVGIPFLTAMGLAAAGTVAVAVLVAITLLPALLGFAGDRVLPRSQRRAGAASATSATDPDGAGRGFGWGRAMVRLRIPVILGGIVLLGAVALPAADMRLALPDDGTAPVGTSKRVAYDLIAEGFGPGFNGRLVMVVHGDDPATVQRAVTEASAVMARTKDVVAVAPGGVSADGRTALVAVIPASGPSDAATFDLVRDLREGVAPTADTTGTDIALTGATAAGVDVSDKLSDALPVYLLVVVGLSFVLLTLVFRSLLVPLKATAGFLLTVGATFGATVAIFQWGWLADLVGLQTPGPLVSFLPILLIGILFGLAMDYEVFLVSRMREDFVHGQGARAAVVSGVGHGARVVVAAALIMISVFAGFMLVDDPIIKSMGFALAFGVLVDAFVVRLSLVPAIMSFLGDAAWWLPRWLDRVLPRVDIEGETLPPVDTTARGAGSAAGADAGRTGSRELADAVEG; translated from the coding sequence ATGGCCAATCTTCTCTACCGGATCGGGCGCCTCGGCTTCCGCCGTCGTGGCGTGGTCGCCTCGGTCTGGCTGGTGCTGCTCGGTGCCCTCGTGGCGACGGTGGTCTCGGTCGGGACCGCGCCGACGGCCGGGGTGGCCATCCCCGGCACCGAGTCGCAGCGGGCGCTGGACTCCTTGGCTCGCGAGTTCCCCCAGGCCAGTGGTGCGGCCGGCACGGTCGTCGTCCGGGCGCCCGAGGGCCAGAGCGTCGCCGACGAGGCCAACCAGCCCACCGTCGCCGGCATCGTGGCCCGGGCCGCGAAGCTGCCCGGGGTCGTCGGCGCGGTGAGCCCCTACGACTCCAAGGCGATCAGCCAGGACGGCCGCTACGCCTTGGTGACGGTGCAGTTCAAGGAGACCTCCGACGCGCTCACGCCCGAGCAGCGCACCGCATACGAGGAGCTCGGGGAGTCCGCACCGGCGGGCTGGACCGTCGCTGCGGGCGGTGAGCCACTCATGACCGAACCCGAGGTCGGGTCCACCGAGGCGATCGGTGTCGCAGTCGCCCTCGTGGTGCTGCTCATGACGTTCGGCTCCCTGGTCGCCGCCGGCATGACCATGGTCAACGCCCTCATCGGCGTCGGTGTCGGGCTGCTCGGACTACTCCTCGCCGGGCACCTGTTCGAGATGACGAGCGTGACGCCGGTGCTGGCCCTCATGCTCGGCCTCGCCGTCGGCATCGACTACTCGCTGTTCATCACCTCGCGCTACCGCCACAACCTCGCGACCGGCCTCGGCCGCGAGGAGGCAGCCGGCCGGGCCATCGGCACCGCCGGGTCCGCGGTCGTGTTCGCCGGGCTCACCGTCGTCATCGCCCTCGCCGGCCTGTCCGTCGTCGGCATCCCCTTCCTCACCGCCATGGGCCTCGCCGCCGCCGGCACGGTCGCTGTGGCCGTCCTTGTGGCGATCACGCTGCTCCCGGCGCTGCTCGGGTTCGCCGGCGACCGCGTCCTGCCCCGCTCCCAGCGCAGGGCCGGGGCGGCCTCCGCGACCAGTGCGACCGACCCCGACGGGGCAGGCCGCGGCTTCGGCTGGGGCCGGGCCATGGTGCGGCTGCGCATCCCCGTCATCCTCGGCGGGATCGTCCTGCTCGGCGCCGTCGCGCTGCCCGCCGCCGACATGCGCCTGGCACTGCCGGACGACGGCACCGCCCCGGTCGGCACGAGCAAGCGCGTGGCCTACGACCTCATCGCCGAGGGCTTCGGCCCCGGCTTCAACGGCCGCCTCGTCATGGTCGTCCACGGTGACGACCCGGCCACGGTCCAGCGGGCCGTCACCGAGGCGAGCGCCGTCATGGCGAGGACCAAGGACGTCGTCGCCGTCGCACCGGGTGGGGTCAGCGCCGATGGACGTACGGCGCTCGTGGCGGTCATCCCCGCCTCCGGCCCTTCCGACGCAGCCACCTTCGACCTCGTGCGGGACCTGCGCGAGGGGGTCGCTCCGACCGCAGACACCACCGGGACCGACATCGCCCTCACCGGGGCGACGGCCGCCGGCGTGGACGTCTCCGACAAGCTCAGCGACGCCCTGCCGGTCTACCTGCTCGTCGTCGTGGGGCTGAGCTTCGTCCTGCTGACCCTGGTCTTCCGCTCGCTGCTCGTCCCGCTCAAGGCCACCGCCGGGTTCCTACTCACCGTCGGCGCGACCTTCGGCGCCACCGTCGCGATCTTCCAGTGGGGTTGGCTGGCCGACCTCGTCGGGCTCCAGACGCCCGGACCGCTCGTGAGCTTCCTGCCGATCCTGCTCATCGGAATCCTCTTCGGCCTGGCCATGGACTACGAGGTGTTCCTCGTGTCGCGCATGCGTGAGGACTTCGTCCACGGGCAGGGCGCGCGCGCCGCCGTCGTCTCCGGGGTCGGCCACGGGGCGCGGGTCGTGGTGGCCGCAGCCCTCATCATGATCTCGGTGTTCGCCGGCTTCATGCTCGTCGACGACCCGATCATCAAGTCGATGGGCTTCGCCCTGGCGTTCGGGGTGCTCGTGGACGCGTTCGTCGTCCGGCTCTCGCTGGTCCCGGCGATCATGTCGTTCCTCGGCGACGCCGCTTGGTGGCTCCCCCGCTGGCTCGACCGGGTCCTGCCCCGCGTCGACATCGAGGGCGAGACCCTCCCGCCGGTCGACACGACCGCGAGGGGAGCCGGCAGCGCTGCGGGGGCCGACGCCGGTCGGACGGGTTCGCGCGAGCTCGCCGACGCCGTGGAGGGCTAG
- a CDS encoding FG-GAP-like repeat-containing protein, producing MSRSPHPRLSAGLLLTIAALLSSVLVTAPAASAATPVPPTPTGLPAGVEELSSYVGANSCDAATKPGSAALGALLVKTYPGTSYGTARACASDSLATSEHYDGRAVDWMVNSRNATQKAQGNAAVAWMLAKDKAGNPYAMARRLGVMYLIWNNRSWSAYRPSDGWREYNGCLSSSKAGSAYDTTCHRNHVHVSLSWSGAMKRSSYWSKKVAPPEYGPCRTWQTNWASPRSSANLTRCQVPASVTPLPSASTLGKRLVSISGMYLKKGSFGPAVTSVQTAIGTSATGSFSTTTYNALIAWQKRNGVPATGVTDVATWRALIRFHAAQPVSLGLDASIDSDILSLTEGRLKLSDSVADPYGRVLTTQWSDVTAVVAPGDFTGDAYPDLLSRTSAGALRVHRGTGNATFAPAVTWGKGWNVYSTVFSPGDFTGDGRSDVIGLRPDGTLYRIEGNGRGGFSGSAQIGWGWQGFDKVFSPGDFSGDGRADVLARRPDGSLWLYKGDGKGLWSGSKKWVASGLQDLTSLVAGGDLNRDGRSDVLGRTADGRWLAYYGNGSGGFAAGSGQQVSRGDWSSEELVVGVR from the coding sequence ATGTCCCGATCGCCGCACCCCCGCCTGTCTGCCGGTCTCCTGCTGACCATCGCGGCGCTGCTGAGCAGCGTCCTCGTCACCGCTCCCGCCGCCTCCGCGGCGACCCCCGTGCCGCCCACCCCGACCGGTCTCCCCGCCGGTGTCGAGGAGCTGTCGTCCTACGTCGGCGCCAACTCCTGCGACGCCGCGACGAAACCCGGCTCGGCCGCCCTCGGCGCCCTCCTCGTCAAGACCTACCCGGGCACCAGCTACGGCACCGCCCGCGCCTGCGCATCGGACTCGCTGGCCACCTCCGAGCACTACGACGGTCGTGCCGTCGACTGGATGGTCAACAGCCGCAACGCGACGCAGAAGGCCCAAGGCAATGCTGCCGTCGCCTGGATGCTCGCCAAGGACAAGGCCGGCAACCCCTACGCGATGGCCCGCCGGCTCGGCGTCATGTACCTCATCTGGAACAACCGGTCCTGGTCGGCGTACCGCCCGTCCGACGGCTGGCGCGAGTACAACGGCTGCCTCTCGTCGTCGAAGGCCGGCAGCGCCTACGACACCACCTGCCACCGCAACCACGTCCACGTCTCGCTGTCGTGGTCCGGGGCGATGAAGCGCAGCTCCTACTGGTCGAAGAAGGTCGCGCCGCCGGAGTACGGGCCGTGCCGCACCTGGCAGACCAACTGGGCCAGCCCACGCTCGTCGGCCAACCTCACCCGATGCCAGGTCCCCGCGTCGGTCACCCCGCTCCCCTCGGCCAGCACGCTGGGCAAGCGGCTGGTCTCGATCTCGGGCATGTACCTGAAGAAGGGGAGCTTCGGCCCGGCGGTGACCTCGGTGCAGACGGCCATCGGCACCAGCGCCACGGGGTCGTTCTCGACCACCACCTACAACGCCCTGATCGCCTGGCAGAAGCGCAACGGGGTCCCGGCCACCGGGGTCACCGACGTCGCCACGTGGCGGGCCCTGATCCGCTTCCACGCGGCCCAGCCGGTCTCGCTGGGCCTCGACGCCTCGATCGACTCCGACATCCTCAGCCTGACCGAGGGACGCCTCAAGCTCAGCGACTCGGTCGCCGATCCCTACGGCCGGGTGCTCACTACCCAGTGGTCTGACGTCACGGCCGTGGTCGCACCCGGCGACTTCACCGGAGACGCCTACCCCGACCTGCTCAGCCGCACCTCCGCGGGCGCCCTGCGGGTGCACCGCGGCACCGGCAACGCCACCTTCGCGCCGGCCGTGACGTGGGGCAAAGGCTGGAACGTCTACTCCACCGTCTTCTCCCCCGGCGACTTCACGGGTGACGGGCGGTCCGACGTGATCGGGCTGCGCCCCGACGGCACGCTCTACCGCATCGAGGGCAACGGCAGGGGTGGCTTCTCCGGCAGCGCCCAGATCGGTTGGGGCTGGCAGGGATTCGACAAGGTCTTCTCCCCCGGTGACTTCAGCGGTGACGGGCGCGCCGACGTCCTGGCCCGTCGGCCTGACGGCTCGCTCTGGCTCTACAAGGGTGACGGCAAGGGCCTGTGGTCGGGCTCGAAGAAGTGGGTGGCCTCCGGCCTCCAGGACCTCACCAGCCTCGTCGCCGGTGGGGACCTCAACCGCGACGGACGCTCCGATGTGCTCGGCCGCACCGCCGATGGTCGCTGGCTCGCCTACTACGGCAACGGTTCTGGTGGTTTCGCCGCCGGCTCCGGGCAGCAGGTCTCCCGGGGCGACTGGTCCTCCGAGGAGCTGGTCGTCGGAGTGCGTTGA
- a CDS encoding S9 family peptidase, protein MSTPSVTPLTPPRPEHRDTIREHHGDVVVDPYEWLRDKSDRAVVAHLEAENAYAEAATARLQPLRDEIFEEIRSRTQETDLSVPVASGPWWYYSRSYEGSQYSVECRAPRVEGAPRPNPGAGASIEGEQVLLDGNIESKGHDFFALGALSISPDHRLLAYAIDTEGDERFALRIKDLGTGEVVDTAVQEVGYGCVFSFDGRYLFYTRVDETWRPHQTWRHEVGSPADTDVLVHEEPDERFWMGLGSSRDDRWIMIGLGSKTTSEVRLLDATDPLGEFRVVAPRREGVEYDVEPAADRLLIVHNADSIDSDLAWAPLDATSADQWQPLMRSAGGERFQGVEAFDDVAVLALRRDGLTAVRVLERDASSPTGYGASHDLDFDEPVYSVGLGENPESATTSLQVVFESLVTPRTVLDYDLGTREYTLLKRQSVLGGYDPTQYEQRREWATAEDGTRVPISLVYPAGSVPDGSRPGMLTAYGSYEISSDPYFSVARLSLLQRGFVYAIAHVRGGGELGRSWYDQGKLTHKRSTFTDFVACADHLVETGWVHPDRLVAEGGSAGGLLIGAAINLAPQRFRAVHAAVPFVDALTTILDPSLPLTVVEWEEWGNPLEDPEVYAYMKSYSPYENVHRAPYPAVLATTSLNDTRVYFTEPAKWVARLRENTTSGPDERPVLLRTEMVAGHGGKSGRYDSWRQVAWEWAFLVDQAGAATISREGVAPHAS, encoded by the coding sequence GTGAGCACGCCTTCGGTCACCCCGCTGACACCACCGCGTCCCGAGCACCGCGACACCATCCGTGAGCACCACGGCGATGTCGTCGTCGACCCGTACGAGTGGCTGCGCGACAAGTCCGACCGCGCCGTGGTGGCCCACCTCGAGGCCGAGAACGCGTATGCCGAGGCTGCCACCGCGCGGCTCCAGCCACTGCGGGACGAGATCTTCGAGGAGATCCGCTCGCGCACGCAGGAGACCGACCTCTCGGTGCCGGTGGCCAGCGGACCGTGGTGGTACTACTCGCGCAGCTACGAGGGGTCGCAGTACTCCGTCGAGTGCCGCGCGCCGCGGGTCGAGGGCGCGCCCCGGCCGAACCCCGGCGCAGGGGCCTCCATCGAGGGGGAGCAGGTCCTGCTCGACGGCAACATCGAGTCCAAGGGACACGACTTCTTCGCCCTCGGCGCGCTGAGCATCAGCCCAGACCACCGGCTGCTCGCCTACGCCATCGACACCGAGGGCGACGAGCGCTTCGCCCTGCGCATCAAGGACCTCGGCACGGGGGAGGTGGTCGACACCGCCGTGCAGGAGGTGGGCTACGGCTGCGTCTTCTCCTTCGACGGCCGCTACCTGTTCTACACGCGCGTCGACGAGACCTGGCGTCCGCACCAGACCTGGCGGCACGAGGTCGGCTCGCCCGCCGACACCGACGTGCTGGTCCACGAGGAGCCCGACGAGCGCTTCTGGATGGGGCTGGGCTCCTCGCGCGACGACCGCTGGATCATGATCGGCCTCGGCTCCAAGACGACCTCCGAGGTGCGCCTGCTGGACGCCACCGACCCGCTCGGTGAGTTCCGCGTCGTCGCGCCCCGCCGCGAGGGCGTCGAGTACGACGTCGAACCCGCGGCTGACCGGCTGCTCATCGTCCACAACGCCGACTCCATCGACTCCGACCTCGCCTGGGCGCCGCTCGACGCGACCTCGGCCGACCAGTGGCAGCCGCTCATGCGCTCCGCAGGGGGCGAGAGGTTCCAGGGCGTGGAGGCGTTCGACGACGTCGCCGTCCTCGCGCTGCGACGGGACGGGCTCACGGCCGTGCGGGTCCTCGAGCGCGACGCCTCCTCCCCGACGGGGTATGGCGCCTCGCACGACCTCGACTTCGACGAACCGGTCTACTCGGTGGGGCTGGGGGAGAACCCCGAGAGCGCCACGACCAGCCTGCAGGTCGTCTTCGAGTCCCTGGTCACCCCGCGCACGGTGCTGGACTACGACCTGGGCACCCGCGAGTACACCCTGCTCAAGCGACAGTCCGTGCTCGGTGGCTACGACCCGACGCAGTACGAGCAGCGGCGCGAGTGGGCCACCGCCGAGGACGGGACCAGGGTGCCGATCTCGCTGGTCTACCCCGCCGGCAGCGTGCCCGACGGCAGCCGTCCCGGCATGCTGACCGCCTACGGCTCCTACGAGATCTCCTCCGACCCGTACTTCTCCGTGGCCAGGCTGTCCCTGCTCCAGCGCGGGTTCGTCTACGCCATCGCGCACGTCCGCGGCGGCGGGGAGCTCGGCCGCTCGTGGTACGACCAGGGCAAGCTCACGCACAAGCGCTCGACCTTCACCGACTTCGTGGCCTGCGCCGACCACCTCGTCGAGACCGGCTGGGTCCACCCGGACCGGCTCGTGGCCGAGGGCGGGTCGGCGGGTGGTCTGCTCATCGGCGCCGCGATCAACCTCGCGCCGCAGCGGTTCAGGGCGGTGCACGCCGCGGTGCCCTTCGTCGACGCGCTCACGACCATCCTCGACCCGAGCCTGCCGCTCACCGTGGTCGAGTGGGAGGAGTGGGGCAACCCGCTCGAGGACCCCGAGGTCTACGCCTACATGAAGTCCTACTCGCCGTACGAGAACGTGCACCGCGCGCCATACCCCGCCGTGCTGGCGACCACGTCGCTCAACGACACGCGCGTGTACTTCACCGAGCCGGCCAAGTGGGTGGCCCGCCTGCGCGAGAACACCACCAGCGGTCCGGATGAGCGCCCTGTGCTGCTGCGCACCGAGATGGTGGCCGGCCACGGCGGCAAGAGCGGCCGGTACGACTCGTGGCGGCAGGTGGCGTGGGAGTGGGCCTTCCTCGTCGACCAGGCCGGGGCAGCGACGATCTCCCGGGAAGGCGTTGCCCCACACGCCTCATGA
- a CDS encoding ATP-binding SpoIIE family protein phosphatase gives MVDVGTQGTRALAAHTDWAATATGAADQWPAALLAAWDLALDSLVPTALLVGPRRVLLYNDAFAERLGTRHPAAFGCPAQEVLPELWSESHLGGLIDRVLTDGDPFLDADSRVGHLPVGAPETSGVPLLGHHLRTASAVRDGAGAVVAALHVVVETSSSHDRARAVAELATALGTAVTVDDVCKVVLREAVTAFGARTAGICLPSPGPGGWRIARRHRIEDLSPDEERLPLIWSEVPDDLAETVSWAVDEGEVHRSGSGELVVVPLEARAIRAAVVGFREATPLPPSLGTVLSAFTDLVAEALGRAVVYDAERSTAELLQRTLLPPNLPQSDAVSVAARYEPVSEGTVAGGDFYDSFFLPDGRLALVIGDVVGRGVMAATVMGQVRAAVRGAALANSRPEAVMGALDRVVWDLDALWPASLPLGTTRARPGMSFGGELFVTMLYATITPDTGVVEIASAGHPLPALLSGRASRDDGAPRGRLLSMPVGPPLGIAGARPATELVLEVGDMLVAYTDGLLERRGEDLVRGEERLLAVLADVPPSSPRRVAQVVMEAMVPRTGQEDDCAVLTVGRSPAGHRRCSVVVPPMPESVKAARDWARAQLTQWHVDDADQYTIVTGISELITNAVLHAGTESHLTMDLDSGQVSVTVADSGNRGEPLLTGGESMAVRGRGLSLVQAISDAFGSHRTSAGTTVWFEVAVTPAGTTSTLDLPAVGEPVR, from the coding sequence GTGGTCGACGTCGGTACGCAGGGCACGCGCGCGCTCGCTGCCCACACCGACTGGGCCGCCACCGCGACCGGTGCCGCCGACCAGTGGCCCGCGGCCCTGCTCGCCGCCTGGGACCTCGCCCTCGACTCCCTCGTGCCCACCGCCCTGCTCGTGGGTCCGCGCCGGGTGCTGCTCTACAACGACGCCTTCGCGGAGCGGCTCGGGACCCGTCACCCGGCCGCGTTCGGCTGCCCGGCGCAGGAGGTGCTCCCGGAGCTGTGGAGCGAGTCGCACCTGGGCGGCCTGATCGACCGGGTCCTCACCGACGGTGACCCTTTCCTCGACGCAGACTCCCGCGTAGGGCACCTGCCCGTGGGGGCGCCCGAGACCTCCGGCGTCCCCCTGCTCGGCCACCACCTGCGCACGGCGTCCGCCGTCCGCGACGGAGCCGGTGCGGTGGTTGCAGCGCTGCACGTGGTCGTCGAGACCTCCTCGAGCCACGACCGGGCGCGGGCCGTCGCGGAGCTGGCGACTGCCCTCGGCACCGCCGTCACCGTGGACGACGTCTGCAAGGTGGTGCTCCGCGAGGCCGTGACGGCCTTCGGCGCGCGGACCGCCGGCATCTGCCTGCCCTCACCGGGACCGGGCGGCTGGCGCATCGCCCGGCGGCACCGGATCGAGGACCTCTCCCCGGACGAGGAACGTCTGCCGCTCATCTGGTCTGAGGTGCCCGACGACCTCGCCGAGACGGTCTCGTGGGCCGTCGACGAGGGGGAGGTGCACCGGTCGGGCTCCGGTGAGCTCGTCGTGGTCCCCCTCGAGGCCCGCGCGATCCGCGCCGCGGTCGTCGGCTTCAGGGAAGCCACCCCGTTGCCGCCCTCGCTGGGGACGGTGCTGTCCGCGTTCACCGACCTGGTCGCCGAGGCGCTCGGGCGCGCGGTCGTCTACGACGCCGAACGCTCCACCGCTGAGCTGCTCCAGCGGACCCTGCTGCCCCCGAACCTGCCCCAGTCCGACGCGGTGAGCGTCGCGGCCCGGTACGAGCCGGTCTCCGAGGGCACCGTCGCAGGTGGCGACTTCTACGACTCGTTCTTCCTGCCCGACGGGCGGCTCGCCCTCGTCATCGGTGACGTCGTCGGCCGTGGCGTGATGGCGGCCACGGTGATGGGCCAGGTGCGTGCCGCCGTCCGCGGTGCGGCGCTCGCGAACAGCCGTCCCGAGGCGGTCATGGGCGCCCTCGACCGCGTGGTGTGGGACCTCGACGCCCTCTGGCCGGCGTCGCTCCCGCTCGGCACGACTCGTGCCCGACCGGGGATGTCCTTCGGTGGCGAGCTCTTCGTCACCATGCTCTACGCGACCATCACACCCGACACCGGTGTCGTCGAGATCGCCAGCGCCGGGCACCCCCTGCCCGCCCTGCTCTCCGGCCGGGCGTCCCGCGACGACGGTGCGCCCCGCGGTCGACTGCTCAGCATGCCGGTGGGCCCGCCCCTGGGCATCGCCGGAGCGCGCCCGGCCACCGAGCTGGTCCTCGAGGTCGGCGACATGCTCGTGGCCTACACCGACGGGCTGCTCGAGCGTCGCGGCGAGGACCTGGTCCGCGGCGAGGAGCGGCTGCTCGCGGTGCTCGCCGACGTCCCGCCCAGCAGCCCGCGCCGGGTGGCGCAGGTCGTCATGGAGGCGATGGTGCCGCGGACCGGTCAGGAGGACGACTGCGCGGTGCTCACCGTCGGCCGCTCGCCGGCCGGGCACCGGCGGTGCTCGGTCGTCGTGCCGCCGATGCCGGAGTCGGTCAAGGCGGCCCGTGACTGGGCCCGCGCCCAGCTCACGCAGTGGCACGTCGACGACGCCGACCAGTACACGATCGTCACCGGGATCTCCGAGCTCATCACCAACGCCGTCCTGCACGCGGGCACCGAGTCGCACCTCACCATGGACCTGGACTCGGGCCAGGTGTCGGTCACCGTCGCCGACAGCGGGAACCGCGGGGAGCCGTTGCTCACCGGCGGCGAGTCGATGGCCGTCCGTGGGCGCGGGCTGTCACTCGTGCAGGCCATCAGCGACGCCTTCGGCTCGCACCGCACCTCAGCCGGCACGACCGTGTGGTTCGAGGTCGCGGTCACCCCGGCGGGAACGACGTCGACCCTCGACCTGCCCGCGGTGGGGGAGCCAGTGCGCTGA